The following coding sequences are from one Delphinus delphis chromosome 19, mDelDel1.2, whole genome shotgun sequence window:
- the SGSH gene encoding N-sulphoglucosamine sulphohydrolase — protein MRCSGPACWVLLLVAGLCCVHRARPRNVLLILADDGGFESGAYNNSAITTPHLDALARRSLVFRNAFTSVSSCSPSRASLLTGLPQHQNGMYGLHQDVHHFNSFDRVQSLPLLLGQAGVLTGIIGKKHVGPETVYPFDFAYTEENGSVLQVGRNITRMKLLVRKFLQARDNRPFFLYVAFHDPHRCGHSQPQYGAFCEKFGNGESGMGQIPDWTPQTYNPKDVQVPYFVPDTPAARADLAAQYTTISRMDQGIGLVLQELRGAGVLNDTLVIFTSDNGIPFPSGRTNLYWPGTAEPMLVSSPEHPKRWGQVSEAYVSLLDLTPTILDWFSIPYPSYAIFGSKTVQLTGRSLLPALEAEPLWTTVFGSQSHHEVTMSYPMRSVHHQNFHLVHNLHFKMPFPIDQDFYVSPTFQDLLNRTTAGRPTGWYKDLHHYYYRERWELFDRSQDPHETQNLATDPRYAQVLELLQTQLVKWQWETHDPWVCAPSGVLEEKLSPQCRPLHNEL, from the exons ATGCGCTGCTCCGGGCCGGCCTGCTGGGTGTTGCTCCTCGTAGCGGGTCTCTGTTGTGTGCACCGGGCGCGGCCCCGAAACGTGCTGCTGATCCTCG cGGATGACGGAGGCTTTGAGAGTGGTGCCTACAACAACAGTGCCATCACCACCCCTCACCTGGATGCCTTGGCCCGCCGGAGCCTTGTCTTCCGCAATGCCTTCACCTCCGTGAGCAGCTGCTCTCCCAGCCGGGCCAGCCTCCTCACTGGCCTGCCCCAG CATCAGAACGGAATGTATGGCCTGCACCAGGATGTCCACCACTTCAACTCCTTCGACCGGGTGCAGAGCCTGCCTTTGCTGTTGGGCCAAGCTGGTGTTCTCACAG GCATCATTGGGAAGAAGCACGTGGGGCCGGAGACGGTGTACCCGTTTGATTTTGCGTACACGGAGGAGAATGGCTCTGTCCTCCAGGTGGGGCGGAACATCACTAGAATGAAACTGCTGGTCCGGAAATTCCTGCAGGCTCGGGACAACAG GCCTTTCTTCCTCTATGTCGCCTTCCACGACCCCCACCGCTGCGGGCACTCCCAGCCACAGTACGGGGCCTTCTGTGAGAAGTTTGGCAatggagagagtggcatggggcAGATCCCAGACTGGACCCCGCAGACCTACAACCCAAAGGATGTGCAG GTGCCTTACTTCGTCCCTGATACACCGGCTGCCCGAGCTGACTTGGCCGCGCAGTATACCACCATCAGCCGCATGGACCAAG GGATTGGACTCGTGCTCCAGGAGCTGCGTGGGGCGGGTGTCCTGAATGACACCCTGGTGATCTTCACATCCGACAATGGTATCCCCTTCCCCAGCGGCAGGACCAACCTCTACTGGCCGGGCACTGCTGAGCCCATGCTGGTGTCATCCCCAGAGCACCCAAAACGCTGGGGCCAGGTCAGCGAGGCCTACGTGAGCCTCCTAG ATCTCACGCCCACCATCTTGGATTGGTTCTCTATCCCCTACCCCAGCTATGCCATCTTTGGCTCAAAGACTGTCCAGCTCACTGGGCGGTCCCTCCTCCCGGCGCTGGAGGCGGAGCCTCTTTGGACCACGGTTTTTGGCAGCCAGAGCCACCATGAAGTCACCATGTCCTACCCCATGCGCTCCGTGCACCACCAGAACTTCCACCTTGTGCACAACCTCCACTTCAAGATGCCCTTTCCCATTGACCAGGACTTCTACGTCTCGCCAACCTTCCAGGACCTCCTGAATCGCACCACAGCCGGCCGGCCCACGGGCTGGTACAAGGACCTGCATCACTACTACTACCGGGAACGCTGGGAGCTCTTTGACAGGAGCCAGGACCCCCACGAGACCCAGAACCTGGCCACTGACCCCCGCTATGCCCAGGTTCTGGAACTGCTTCAGACCCAACTGGTTAAGTGGCAGTGGGAGACCCACGACCCCTGGGTATGTGCTCCCAGTGGGGTGCTAGAGGAGAAGCTCTCTCCCCAGTGCAGGCCACTGCACAACGAACTGTga